GCCGCCCTGCGCACCGCGCACAAGCTGCGCCATCGCTGGCGCGTGCTGCGCAAGGTGCCGCTGCAGGGTGTCTCCGTGATCCCATATGACGGCGAGGGGCGCGTCCTTATGGTCCGCCACAGCTACGCCCGGCCCGGCTGGGCCTTCCCCGGCGGCGGCTGCAAGGGCGGCGAGGACCCGGCGCAAGCGGCACGGCGCGAACTGCGCGAAGAGCTGGGGCTCGAACTGGGCGACTTGCAGCTGGTGGAACGGATCGAGGAAGTCATCTCCGGCTCCCCGCATACGGCGTATCTCTATTCCGCCCCGATCGCGGGCAGGTTCGACCCCGACGGGCGCGAGGTGCTGGCGGCACGCCTGTTTTGGGTCGATGACCTGCCGGACGACATGAGCCCGCTGACCCGGCGGCGGATGCAGGCCTTCTTAGGGTCAGGACCCATTACTGGCACGGGCGTGGCGGCAAGATGACGAAGATATCGGACGAAACTGCGGGCAGCGAAGGCTGGATGCCTTCGCCAACGCGGTTTTGTTCGAGATCGAAGTCATCTGGCCGTCCTTCGCATTGGGTCAATTGGCCCCCGTGCAGCGTCACGGCAGCTTGAAAATGCCACGGCATTTCCCGCGCTCCCGTTCCTTGCACAGCGCTTCGCTGGGGCCAATTGCTCCCAACCACGCTCCGCGCCAGTAATGGGTCCTGACCCTAGAGCAGCGATAGCTGCGCGTCGGGCGGGCGCCGGTCCTTCGGCACCACGCCTTCGAGGTTGCTGAGCGTCAGGCCCATCAGGCGGATGGGGCGGGGCAGGGGCAATTCCTCTTCCAGCAATTCGCGTGCCATGGCGGCAAAGGTCGCCTTGTCCGCCACCAGCTGCGCGACCGATTTCGCCCGGGTGTGGAGCGTGAAGTCGTTGTATTTCAGCTTCAGCGTGACGGTACGGCCCTTGGCGCCGGCGCGCTCGATCCGCTCCCACACGATGTCGACGATCCGATCCAGCGTTTCGCGCAATTCGCCGTCTTCCGACTGGTCTTCCCCGAAAGTGCGCTCCCCGCCCACGGACTTGCGCATGCGGTTGGCGCGCACCGGACGCAGGTCCACGGCCCGCGCCGCGCGGAATAGGTATTCGCCGAAACTGCCGAAATGCGCCGTCAGCCAGGCGAGATCCTTCGCCGCCAGGTCCGCGCCGGTTTCGATGCCAAGGCGCTTCATCTTTTCTTCCGCCTTCGGGCCCACGCCGTGGAAGCGCCGGATTGGCAGCGACTGGACGAACCCGGCACCCTGGCCCGGGCGGATGACGCAAATGCCGTCGGGTTTGTTCTGGTCGCTCGCCAGCTTGGCGAGGAACTTGTTGTAGCTGACCCCGGCGCTGGCTGTCAGCCGCGTCTCCTCGCGGATGCGGCGGCGGATGTCCTGCGCGATCGCCGTCGCGCTGCCCAGGCCCTTGCGGTCCTCCGTCACGTCGAGATAGGCTTCGTCCAGGCTGAGCGGTTCGACGTGATCGGTGTAGTCGCGGAAGATCGCGCGGATTTGCTGGCTGACTTCGCGATAGGCGTCGAAGCGGCTCTTCACGAAGATGAGGTCGGGGCATTTGCGCTTGGCGGTAACGCTGGGCATCGCGCTTTTCACGCCGAACTTGCGCGCTTCGTAGCTGGCGGCGGCCACCACGCCGCGCCCGCTCGACCCGCCGACTGCCACCGGCTTGCCGCGCAGTTCGGGGTTGTCGCGCTGTTCGACGCTGGCGAAGAAGGCGTCCATGTCCACGTGGATGATCTTGCGCAGGCCTTCCGCCTCAGCGTCGGCGTCATCTTCGTCATCCGTGCGCTGAAGGCAATCACCCATGCGCGAATAGATAGGGCGCGCGCTTGCAAAGCGGAACCTTGTTCGCCACCTGCCGTCTTGTGCAGATGCGAAACGATCTTCCCGCCTCCGGCGAGCCTGCGCTGACGGACGAGCCTGCCGGGCAGCCGGCACCGCGCCCTGCCGTCGGCGGGCGGCTGGGCGAGCGCGAGCTGATCTGGATGATGGCGCTGCTGATGGCCTGCAACGCCTTCGGCATCGATGCCATTCTGCCCGCGCTGGACGAGCTGGCCGGATCGCTGGGCGCGGCCGGCAACGACCGGCAGTTCGTGATCGGCGCATATTTGCTGGCCGCAGGCATCGGCACGCTGGTGCCCGGCGCCTTCGCCGACCGCTACGGGCGAAGGCCGGTGCTGTTCGTTGCTCTGGCCGCCTATATCGTCCTGTCGATCGCCTGCGCTATGGTGGAAACCTTCACCCAGCTGGTGGTGCTGCGTGCGGCGCAGGGCTTCTTTGCCGCCGGGATCATCGCCCTTCCGCCCGCCATCATCCGCGACCGGGTGGGCGGCGACAAGATGGCCCGGTTGATGAGCCTGATCTTCGTCATCTTCCTCCTCGTCCCGGCCGTCGCGCCCAGCGTTGGGCAGGGCGTGCTGCACCTGACGGGCGACTGGCGCTGGATTTTCGGCGCGATGGCGCTGGCAGGCTGCGTGATGACCGGCTGGGTCTGGTTCCGCCTCCCTGAAACGCTGGACCCGGCGAACCGGCAGGAAATCCACATCCCCACCATCGCCCGCAACATGACCCACGCGGTCACCCTGCGTGAGACGATCGGCTACACGCTCGGCAGCGCGCTGGTGTTCGGCGGGCTGTTCGGCTTCATCAATTCCAGCCAGCAGCTGATCGGGGAGGCTTTCGGCGCGGGCGACAAGTTCCCGCTGATCTTCGCCATGTGCGCAGGCTGCATGGCAATCGCCAACTGGTCGAACAGCCGCATCGTCGAACGTTTCGGCGCACGGCGGGTCAGCCACGCGGCGCTGTTCGCCTTCATCGCGGTGGCGGGCGCGCAATTTTGGTTCGCCAGCCGCCCGGACGAAGGCCTGTGGACCTTCGCGCCGCTGATGGCCGCGAACATGAGCCTGCTGGGCTTCATCGGCGCGAACTTCGGCAGCATCGCCTTGCAGCCGTTCCACCGCATCGCCGGCGCGGCCTCGAGCGCGCAAGGCTTCCTGCGCATGACAAGCGGAGCGGCGCTGGGCGCGTATATCGGCTATAGCTACGATGGCACGGCGGAGCCGCTGGCCCTCGCGCTGCTGATCACCGCCGTGTTGAGCCTAGCCTTCGTACTATTCAGCGAGAAGGGCGAGCTGTTCGGGGAAAAGGTGCCGGACTGATGTTCCTCCCCAGGCTTTGGGGAGGTGCTCAGGTCTCTTCCGCAGGCTCCACCACCGCGAGTACCGCTTCGACCTGCACCTGCCCGCCTTCGCTGGCGGAAAGTTCCGTCACGATCCCGTCGAACGGCGCGGTGAGCGCGTGCTCCATCTTCATCGCCTCGAGCACCATCAGCCGCTGGCCTGCGGTTACTTTGTCGCCCTCGTCCACATCGACCGCGATGACCTTGCCCGGCATGGGGGCAAGGATAGCCCCGTCGGCGGCGGAGGCTGCTCCGCTGCCGCGCGGTGGTGTCGAAGTAAATATCCGGTCGTGACCGCGTTCAGTAACGAGCACTTGGGCGCCGGGTCTCGAGAAACT
This sequence is a window from Alteriqipengyuania flavescens. Protein-coding genes within it:
- a CDS encoding NUDIX domain-containing protein, which translates into the protein MLRLIIGLVPRPLHRAALRTAHKLRHRWRVLRKVPLQGVSVIPYDGEGRVLMVRHSYARPGWAFPGGGCKGGEDPAQAARRELREELGLELGDLQLVERIEEVISGSPHTAYLYSAPIAGRFDPDGREVLAARLFWVDDLPDDMSPLTRRRMQAFLGSGPITGTGVAAR
- the dinB gene encoding DNA polymerase IV, whose amino-acid sequence is MGDCLQRTDDEDDADAEAEGLRKIIHVDMDAFFASVEQRDNPELRGKPVAVGGSSGRGVVAAASYEARKFGVKSAMPSVTAKRKCPDLIFVKSRFDAYREVSQQIRAIFRDYTDHVEPLSLDEAYLDVTEDRKGLGSATAIAQDIRRRIREETRLTASAGVSYNKFLAKLASDQNKPDGICVIRPGQGAGFVQSLPIRRFHGVGPKAEEKMKRLGIETGADLAAKDLAWLTAHFGSFGEYLFRAARAVDLRPVRANRMRKSVGGERTFGEDQSEDGELRETLDRIVDIVWERIERAGAKGRTVTLKLKYNDFTLHTRAKSVAQLVADKATFAAMARELLEEELPLPRPIRLMGLTLSNLEGVVPKDRRPPDAQLSLL
- a CDS encoding multidrug effflux MFS transporter, with product MRNDLPASGEPALTDEPAGQPAPRPAVGGRLGERELIWMMALLMACNAFGIDAILPALDELAGSLGAAGNDRQFVIGAYLLAAGIGTLVPGAFADRYGRRPVLFVALAAYIVLSIACAMVETFTQLVVLRAAQGFFAAGIIALPPAIIRDRVGGDKMARLMSLIFVIFLLVPAVAPSVGQGVLHLTGDWRWIFGAMALAGCVMTGWVWFRLPETLDPANRQEIHIPTIARNMTHAVTLRETIGYTLGSALVFGGLFGFINSSQQLIGEAFGAGDKFPLIFAMCAGCMAIANWSNSRIVERFGARRVSHAALFAFIAVAGAQFWFASRPDEGLWTFAPLMAANMSLLGFIGANFGSIALQPFHRIAGAASSAQGFLRMTSGAALGAYIGYSYDGTAEPLALALLITAVLSLAFVLFSEKGELFGEKVPD